TCTTGTGCTGTGCCGCATCATTCACTTATATAAACTTATATTAGTAATAAAATGATGAAATGTCAATATTTTTTTAAAAATAAATAATGTTATTTTGTAGTTAAGTTATAAATTTATCAATATATCTGGTCAAATCAGAAAATTTGGTACACAAAAACTTGTAAAAAAAGGCGAACAAAAGCAAATTGCTTTTGTTCGCCTTCGAACGAATATTCAGTTTGATTCGCCAGTTAGAACCGGGCGAAACGTTTTGAAAAGGCTCTGCACTGATATATGCTTATATTAGCACGCGTTTGTTCCTTTGTAAATAGAAAATGAAAAAAATTGCGAATACCATTATTTCCCGTGTGGTTCAGCAACCCATCTCTCCTATTGGGCCGCTCAATGGCAGCAAGAATCCCCGCCGTGGCAAGAGTGGCCTTCTTCGTGATGATGATCGCAGGTTGCGCCGGTAACAACGGGAAGCCGGTCCGCGAGGTAATCCTCGATCACCTGTTCCACGGGGCCCTGTGCCCCGGCCAGAACGCGGATACCCCACTGCGCCAGAGCCTGCTTGGCTCCGTCGCCGATTCCGCCGCACACCAGCACGGTAACCCCAAGTCCACCCAGCATATCGGCCAACGCGCTGTGCCCGTTTTCTCCGGCAGATACCACACGGCTTCCGAGGATTTTCCCCTCGCCGATCTCATACAGCTGAA
Above is a window of Faecalispora anaeroviscerum DNA encoding:
- a CDS encoding NifB/NifX family molybdenum-iron cluster-binding protein, whose protein sequence is MILAMPYENGNVFQHFGKSKEFQLYEIGEGKILGSRVVSAGENGHSALADMLGGLGVTVLVCGGIGDGAKQALAQWGIRVLAGAQGPVEQVIEDYLADRLPVVTGATCDHHHEEGHSCHGGDSCCH